A stretch of Cytophagales bacterium DNA encodes these proteins:
- a CDS encoding sigma-54 dependent transcriptional regulator codes for MKKKGHILIVDDDHDVLFTAKTILKREYEKVTTESSPNRLETLLQKEEIDLVILDMNFKAGVTSGNEGLFWLKRIHELDPEIHVILNTAYGDIDLAVESMKQGAVDFLIKPWEKEKLLATIQNVFNLRQSKKKIKKLEGRESALTQDIDSAYSDLIFGSASMQKIMQIVEKVAITDASVLITGENGTGKEVMARTIHRMSPRKKESMIKVDLGALPETLFESELFGHVKGAFTDAKEDRQGRFEIADGGTIFLDEIGNISPAMQVKLLTVLQNKTVNRVGSSKIYPFDVRIVSATNQPLMDMVADGSFRLDLLYRINTVEIELPPLRERKEDIPLLVEHYLGVYASKYQKLGMRIDPAVLKQLMAYPWPGNIRELQHAVERAVIMSSERTLKSGDFLMPKVSHSPSVNSLKVEDVEKEAIRKAIERFEGNLSKASEELGIGRTTLYRKMKKYGL; via the coding sequence TTGAAAAAGAAAGGGCACATACTGATCGTCGATGATGATCACGACGTTTTGTTTACAGCAAAAACGATCCTCAAGCGGGAATACGAGAAGGTAACTACTGAAAGTTCACCTAACCGACTGGAAACACTGTTGCAGAAAGAGGAGATCGATCTCGTGATCCTGGACATGAATTTCAAAGCGGGAGTCACGTCAGGAAATGAAGGTTTGTTTTGGTTGAAAAGAATCCATGAGCTCGACCCTGAAATTCACGTAATCCTTAATACGGCTTATGGAGATATTGACCTGGCGGTAGAATCCATGAAACAAGGAGCTGTTGATTTCCTGATCAAACCGTGGGAAAAGGAAAAGTTATTGGCTACCATCCAAAACGTGTTCAATCTTCGGCAATCGAAGAAAAAAATCAAAAAGCTCGAAGGACGTGAATCTGCGCTAACACAGGACATTGATTCAGCCTATTCGGATTTGATCTTCGGCTCGGCCAGCATGCAGAAGATTATGCAGATCGTGGAGAAGGTTGCCATCACAGATGCTTCCGTGCTTATTACAGGAGAGAATGGTACCGGAAAGGAAGTAATGGCCCGTACGATCCACCGGATGTCTCCCCGAAAGAAGGAATCGATGATTAAAGTGGATTTAGGAGCGCTGCCTGAGACACTATTTGAATCAGAATTGTTTGGCCACGTCAAGGGTGCATTTACAGATGCCAAGGAAGATCGCCAGGGCCGGTTCGAAATAGCTGATGGTGGCACTATTTTTCTCGATGAGATTGGCAACATCAGCCCAGCGATGCAAGTCAAACTGTTGACCGTACTTCAAAACAAAACGGTCAATCGAGTTGGTTCTAGCAAGATCTACCCTTTTGATGTACGCATTGTTAGCGCAACCAACCAACCTTTAATGGACATGGTCGCAGATGGGAGTTTTCGCCTTGATTTGCTCTATCGAATCAATACGGTAGAAATTGAATTGCCTCCACTGAGAGAACGAAAAGAAGACATCCCGCTATTGGTCGAGCATTATCTGGGCGTTTATGCTTCCAAATATCAGAAGCTTGGTATGCGCATTGACCCGGCGGTCTTGAAACAACTGATGGCTTATCCCTGGCCTGGAAACATCAGAGAATTACAACACGCGGTAGAAAGGGCCGTGATCATGAGCAGTGAACGCACCTTGAAGTCAGGTGACTTTCTTATGCCCAAAGTCAGTCATTCGCCGAGTGTCAATTCCTTGAAAGTCGAAGATGTGGAAAAGGAAGCCATACGAAAGGCCATCGAGCGATTTGAAGGGAATTTGAGTAAAGCCTCAGAAGAGCTGGGTATTGGCCGCACCACTTTGTACCGTAAAATGAAGAAGTATGGGTTATAA
- a CDS encoding ATP-binding protein — protein MANEALKEDSQHDGFLIFRTKVVIRILAVIALGSAAFYVGVYTPFSLMVFWLTLFAVIILVDLIRYVEKTNRDLGNFLLAIRQNDFSNIYPEHNRQSRSLFHAFNVITREFTKLRSEKESNFHFFKTLVEYSGVPLLSYDLADERIHLMNESAKDLFRIPYSTRLDSIGRASELLLEKIRELGSDERILVKTEIGDELLHLSVLSKVLILQERRYKVLAFHNINTELDQQEIESWQKLIRVLTHEIKNSVIPISTLTEVAYQMLENNDGSERPISELDEEEESDLRMSLFTIGKRSKSLVKFVNSYGDLAKVPKPKLEEVDLTELVSQMLELEAADMKKANIKLIRSLSKRKLIRKIDPGMIEQVLINLIKNGIEALEGTEDAEIQVWLDEVSDAAVVRIIDNGPGMDKELLNNIFVPFYTTKETGSGIGLPLSRQIMRAHKGSIKVHSTPGEGTSFELHFRF, from the coding sequence ATGGCCAATGAAGCATTAAAAGAAGACTCGCAGCACGATGGTTTCTTGATTTTCAGAACCAAAGTAGTGATTCGAATCCTCGCTGTGATCGCTCTTGGGTCAGCCGCCTTTTATGTGGGTGTGTATACCCCATTCTCTTTAATGGTCTTTTGGCTCACGCTATTTGCTGTCATCATTTTAGTCGACTTGATCCGATATGTTGAGAAAACCAATCGCGATCTTGGAAACTTCCTATTGGCCATCAGGCAAAATGACTTTTCCAATATCTATCCGGAACACAACCGACAATCACGATCCTTATTCCATGCTTTTAATGTGATCACTCGTGAATTCACCAAGCTCAGAAGCGAAAAGGAGTCCAACTTCCATTTTTTCAAGACACTGGTAGAATACAGCGGAGTACCCTTACTTTCATATGACCTGGCGGACGAACGCATTCACCTGATGAATGAATCAGCCAAGGACCTCTTTCGCATACCCTACTCTACTCGACTTGACTCGATCGGACGAGCTAGCGAACTCTTGTTAGAAAAGATTCGTGAATTAGGAAGTGACGAAAGAATACTTGTAAAAACGGAGATCGGAGACGAGCTACTGCACCTATCGGTGTTGTCAAAGGTGCTCATTTTACAAGAAAGACGATACAAGGTGTTGGCTTTTCACAACATCAATACCGAGTTGGATCAGCAAGAAATCGAATCCTGGCAGAAGCTCATTAGAGTACTGACACATGAAATCAAAAACAGCGTGATCCCGATCTCTACGTTAACAGAGGTGGCCTATCAGATGCTGGAAAATAACGACGGTTCGGAACGACCGATCTCAGAGTTGGATGAAGAGGAAGAATCTGACTTGCGGATGAGTCTTTTCACCATTGGGAAAAGAAGCAAGTCTTTGGTGAAGTTTGTGAACTCTTACGGCGATTTGGCAAAAGTGCCTAAGCCAAAATTGGAGGAGGTAGACCTCACGGAGTTAGTGAGTCAGATGTTGGAATTAGAAGCGGCTGACATGAAAAAAGCCAACATCAAGCTGATCAGAAGTCTGTCAAAAAGAAAGTTGATCCGAAAGATCGATCCAGGAATGATTGAGCAAGTGCTGATCAACCTGATCAAGAATGGTATTGAAGCCCTGGAAGGAACAGAGGACGCGGAAATTCAGGTGTGGCTCGACGAAGTTTCGGATGCGGCAGTCGTGCGGATCATCGACAATGGGCCAGGAATGGACAAAGAATTACTCAACAACATTTTCGTTCCTTTCTATACGACGAAGGAAACAGGTTCAGGCATTGGTCTACCCTTATCGCGTCAGATCATGCGCGCGCACAAAGGCAGCATCAAAGTACACTCAACTCCAGGAGAGGGAACGAGCTTCGAATTGCATTTTAGGTTTTGA
- a CDS encoding sugar-binding protein, whose translation MKVSNLLFLSLFMLSVGCSGRKAKSAIVTVAQERPIIDGSIDDCWKGLPEYPIDGTLGGDINWDGEDDLSATFRVLMHDNDLFFLVKVTDDIEGFLEESMMIQHWENDNVEFFFTNATKLSVGEMSETDTIYFVNYSAPYDRLQKLGNIPEYKSKNISFGRQNIEGGYLLEVCFEKELGVFDFEKSTIPFNIGLADNDNEIVEKGFMKGSESGISWGYNSGSTSWKESINYGDLVIDR comes from the coding sequence ATGAAAGTTTCCAATTTACTTTTTCTAAGTCTATTCATGCTTTCTGTTGGATGCTCAGGAAGAAAAGCAAAATCTGCCATAGTGACGGTTGCTCAAGAGCGACCAATCATTGATGGGAGCATAGATGACTGTTGGAAAGGACTTCCGGAGTACCCGATCGATGGGACGCTGGGAGGAGACATCAACTGGGATGGTGAAGATGATCTGTCTGCTACCTTTCGTGTGTTGATGCATGACAATGATCTGTTTTTTCTTGTGAAAGTCACCGATGATATTGAAGGTTTTCTGGAGGAAAGCATGATGATCCAACATTGGGAGAACGATAACGTGGAGTTTTTCTTTACCAATGCAACAAAGCTGTCCGTTGGTGAGATGTCTGAGACAGATACGATCTATTTCGTCAACTATAGTGCTCCTTATGATCGCTTGCAGAAACTGGGCAATATCCCGGAATACAAATCAAAGAATATTTCATTTGGTCGTCAAAATATTGAGGGAGGCTACTTACTTGAAGTATGTTTTGAAAAGGAATTGGGTGTTTTTGATTTTGAGAAAAGCACGATCCCGTTCAATATAGGGCTAGCGGACAATGACAATGAGATCGTCGAAAAAGGCTTTATGAAAGGAAGTGAAAGTGGAATTTCCTGGGGGTATAACTCAGGATCAACTTCCTGGAAGGAATCAATCAATTATGGGGATTTAGTGATTGATCGCTGA
- a CDS encoding UpxY family transcription antiterminator: MEMHNEPLMWHVLHVQSGYEKHVASQLKYGGVECYIPVTKEVKYWGNQHKQVYVPLFPGIIFCHMCEADRMNIRDIEVLQSYIIPGQPEGHVILPKEEIAIIKLLEKGNPGLCEEHLFKGDAVVVMEGPFTGFHGIMIDGKASKRLLVRLTGLKQIVAVDISPFQIQKAKSSHVLAS, encoded by the coding sequence ATGGAAATGCACAACGAGCCGTTGATGTGGCATGTGCTTCATGTCCAGTCTGGCTATGAAAAGCATGTTGCTTCTCAACTAAAGTACGGTGGTGTGGAATGCTATATTCCAGTGACGAAAGAAGTCAAATACTGGGGCAATCAACACAAGCAAGTCTATGTGCCCTTATTTCCCGGGATAATCTTTTGTCATATGTGTGAGGCTGACCGGATGAACATCAGGGACATTGAGGTATTGCAGTCTTATATTATCCCTGGTCAACCTGAAGGACATGTGATCCTTCCAAAGGAAGAGATAGCCATCATTAAACTTTTGGAAAAAGGAAATCCGGGACTTTGTGAGGAGCATCTTTTTAAAGGAGACGCGGTAGTGGTGATGGAAGGGCCTTTTACTGGATTTCATGGGATCATGATTGATGGCAAAGCATCGAAAAGGCTTTTGGTAAGGTTGACAGGTTTGAAGCAGATTGTCGCCGTTGATATTTCCCCATTTCAAATACAGAAAGCTAAATCGAGTCATGTCCTGGCCAGCTGA
- a CDS encoding glycosyltransferase family 2 protein: MEEIKSLLVAAGLLALCSIFLIRAHQKRKANRPYIYHQLYGPLFFLSVLTPFVMQFALARKNITLPDVLLMALTIPLYLQLVIALVMVLRLLFNNHDYQDPELVELKKYPKVAIILPTYHEPFEIAKMTLDSLIAMEYEGDWKIIVVDNSRDFEDLESWRSYVTHLNELFQGSNLEVEWISRDPELKGFKPLNLDVAYERYVANDWEVEYVMYADTDSTFHVNTLTDLVKTFAADEDAAYIQLMTVANNMEVNRLSKAVGMQQTIFRYILGEIGNWGMPIFYGHNAIYKRAVIAQLGSFLEKDSRGEFMLTEDFSMTIRAYLQGSYGKTHWILSGEGVPTSLAALKGMWDRWAVGGLQVLFKYFKRVVVSNKINFYEKVSFLYHGLSYPSNALIPVFILLSPMISSVALIAFVLLLLFGSISAIGFRKKFGMLIEETRTNPSSFVDYYCSFFAVHSYIFWVMFLSTWKFIYQMIVPRKYREKLSWVVTPKGKEEKMKWSTVLRNNVSILVFVGTFFAISGYFLWNSYAGMNDFLILLPGGFFCFNLLLTLLVFGRSRKTSSKPSVKSPEPFQSGEMLVDP, from the coding sequence ATGGAGGAAATCAAATCACTGCTTGTTGCCGCAGGATTGTTGGCTTTGTGTTCTATTTTCTTGATCAGAGCACATCAAAAAAGGAAGGCCAATCGGCCATATATCTATCATCAATTGTATGGGCCTCTCTTCTTTTTATCAGTATTGACCCCATTTGTGATGCAGTTTGCGCTGGCAAGGAAGAACATCACCTTGCCGGATGTATTGCTGATGGCTTTGACCATTCCACTCTATCTGCAATTGGTCATCGCTTTAGTGATGGTGCTACGGCTGCTATTTAATAACCATGACTATCAGGATCCGGAGTTGGTAGAACTTAAAAAGTATCCGAAGGTAGCGATCATCCTTCCCACGTATCACGAACCATTTGAAATCGCCAAAATGACGCTGGACAGCCTGATTGCGATGGAATATGAGGGGGACTGGAAGATCATTGTCGTAGATAATAGTCGCGATTTTGAAGACCTGGAAAGCTGGAGATCTTATGTGACCCATTTGAACGAATTGTTTCAGGGTAGCAATCTGGAAGTGGAATGGATTTCCAGAGATCCGGAATTGAAAGGTTTTAAACCATTGAACCTGGATGTGGCCTACGAACGCTATGTGGCGAACGATTGGGAAGTGGAATATGTGATGTATGCGGATACGGATTCCACTTTCCACGTAAATACCTTGACGGACCTAGTGAAGACATTTGCTGCGGACGAAGATGCTGCCTACATCCAGCTGATGACGGTTGCGAATAACATGGAAGTCAACAGGCTGAGTAAAGCAGTGGGTATGCAGCAGACCATCTTTCGGTACATACTGGGTGAAATCGGCAATTGGGGGATGCCTATTTTTTATGGACATAATGCGATCTACAAACGAGCTGTGATTGCGCAATTAGGTTCTTTTTTAGAAAAGGATTCCCGAGGGGAGTTCATGTTGACAGAAGATTTTTCTATGACCATTCGAGCTTATTTGCAAGGGAGTTATGGGAAAACTCATTGGATACTTAGTGGAGAAGGGGTTCCCACGTCGCTTGCTGCACTGAAAGGCATGTGGGACCGGTGGGCGGTTGGCGGCTTACAAGTGCTATTCAAATACTTCAAGCGAGTTGTAGTTTCAAACAAAATTAACTTTTATGAGAAGGTATCCTTTCTTTATCATGGACTAAGCTACCCGAGCAATGCATTGATCCCCGTATTCATTTTGCTTTCCCCTATGATTAGTTCTGTTGCTTTGATTGCTTTTGTGCTATTGCTCCTGTTTGGTAGTATTTCGGCAATCGGTTTTCGAAAGAAGTTTGGTATGCTGATCGAAGAGACCAGAACCAATCCATCTTCTTTTGTAGATTATTACTGCTCTTTTTTTGCAGTCCATAGCTATATCTTCTGGGTGATGTTCCTTTCTACCTGGAAATTTATCTATCAGATGATCGTGCCCAGGAAATATAGAGAAAAGCTATCCTGGGTGGTTACCCCTAAAGGGAAAGAGGAGAAAATGAAGTGGTCCACCGTGTTGAGGAATAATGTGTCTATTCTGGTTTTCGTTGGAACATTTTTTGCGATTTCGGGCTATTTTCTCTGGAACAGCTATGCTGGCATGAATGACTTTTTGATTCTGCTTCCCGGTGGATTCTTTTGCTTCAATTTATTGCTTACGCTATTGGTGTTTGGACGTTCGAGAAAAACCTCATCTAAACCTTCAGTCAAGTCCCCGGAGCCTTTTCAGTCTGGTGAAATGCTGGTGGATCCATGA
- a CDS encoding DUF1684 domain-containing protein: MIKYQFLAFLFILACTPAPKQATSEQLSGWESWKVDRMEELKSKEGFLNLAGLYWLQDGEHSFGSDSSNAVIFPVDFPAKSGVFKVEAGVVSISEVAEGILIDSTSQEEGLVFDLSQEVSKEMTYGNYVWYIIERVGNVGIRLKDLDHPMLAADPDIHFYEYNPDLVVEAIFKPYLPKKKLTIDNVLGHRFEMEIEGQLQFQFQGKNYSLEPLDDVDFFVIFSDETSAIETYGSGRYLHVPLPGPDGKTTIDFNRAYNPPCAFTDFATCLIPPSENRLDFRVDGGELDFHME, encoded by the coding sequence ATGATCAAATACCAGTTCCTTGCCTTTCTTTTCATCCTGGCATGTACACCTGCACCGAAGCAAGCAACTTCCGAACAATTGTCCGGCTGGGAAAGCTGGAAAGTGGATCGAATGGAGGAACTGAAATCCAAAGAAGGCTTCCTGAATCTGGCGGGATTGTATTGGTTGCAGGATGGAGAACATTCCTTTGGTTCCGATAGTAGTAATGCGGTCATTTTTCCCGTGGATTTTCCTGCGAAGAGTGGCGTGTTCAAAGTGGAAGCAGGTGTAGTTTCTATTTCGGAGGTAGCTGAAGGGATTTTGATTGATTCTACTTCTCAGGAAGAAGGCCTGGTTTTTGATCTGAGTCAGGAGGTGTCGAAGGAGATGACTTACGGCAATTATGTGTGGTACATCATCGAAAGGGTAGGGAATGTCGGGATTCGATTGAAGGATCTGGATCATCCTATGCTGGCAGCAGATCCAGACATTCATTTTTACGAGTACAACCCTGATCTGGTCGTTGAAGCAATTTTCAAACCGTATTTACCTAAGAAGAAGTTAACCATAGACAATGTGCTCGGGCATCGTTTTGAAATGGAGATTGAAGGGCAATTGCAATTTCAATTCCAGGGAAAAAACTATTCACTGGAGCCACTCGACGATGTGGATTTCTTTGTCATTTTCAGTGACGAAACCAGCGCCATTGAGACTTACGGTAGCGGGCGTTATTTACACGTTCCTTTGCCAGGCCCAGATGGTAAAACCACCATTGATTTCAATCGAGCTTACAATCCACCCTGTGCTTTCACAGATTTTGCAACCTGTCTTATCCCTCCCTCCGAAAATCGCCTGGATTTTCGTGTAGATGGTGGTGAGTTGGATTTTCATATGGAATAG
- the hemN gene encoding oxygen-independent coproporphyrinogen III oxidase, producing MLTDLELLQEYAIPVPRYTSYPTVPFWDHDNFSMADWKNSIRNAYWANAGEISLYIHLPYCESLCTYCGCNTIITKNHSVEDSYLSYLLREWILYVRALPGTPTLKELHIGGGTPTFFQPENLKQLIEGVFDYCEVTEDTDLSFEGHPANTTREHLQALYELGFRRMSLGIQDFNEAVQKQINRRQSYDDVLRVASWARAIGFKSINYDLIYGLPLQTPETVADTLDKTIQLRPDRIAFYSYAHVPWMKPGQKSFEHLLPSSEDKLSFFLAGKEQFKANGYEEVGMDHFVLREDELCQAKEAGDLHRNFMGYTTQRTEFLIGLGVSSIGDSWSAFGQNHKNIKDYKRALDAGEFPIAKGHLHTKEDLFLRELIRDMMCNGKVQWKSSFLEEFGLDINWSLMDKLVEDEVIQMNETGMEIHPDRMMLLRNVCSAFDVRLWRSKGGFDQFSKAV from the coding sequence ATGTTAACCGATCTCGAACTTCTCCAGGAATACGCCATCCCCGTACCACGCTACACAAGCTATCCAACCGTGCCTTTCTGGGATCACGATAACTTTTCTATGGCTGATTGGAAAAATAGCATTCGGAATGCTTATTGGGCCAATGCCGGCGAGATCAGTCTTTACATTCACTTGCCATATTGTGAAAGTTTGTGCACTTACTGTGGTTGCAATACGATCATTACAAAAAATCATTCTGTAGAAGATTCGTATTTGAGCTACTTGCTAAGAGAGTGGATCTTGTATGTGCGTGCTTTGCCTGGCACACCAACATTGAAGGAATTACATATTGGAGGGGGGACACCTACTTTTTTTCAGCCTGAAAACCTGAAACAATTGATTGAGGGAGTCTTTGATTATTGTGAAGTAACGGAAGATACAGATTTGAGTTTCGAGGGGCATCCTGCTAATACCACGCGAGAACATTTACAAGCACTTTATGAGCTTGGCTTCCGGCGGATGAGCCTGGGTATCCAGGATTTCAATGAAGCCGTGCAAAAGCAGATCAATCGGAGACAATCTTATGATGATGTTTTGCGAGTCGCCTCCTGGGCCAGGGCCATTGGATTTAAATCCATCAATTATGACCTGATCTATGGTTTGCCGCTTCAGACTCCCGAAACAGTTGCTGATACCCTGGATAAGACCATTCAATTGCGTCCGGATCGGATTGCATTTTATAGCTATGCGCATGTGCCGTGGATGAAACCCGGACAGAAGTCCTTTGAACATCTTTTGCCCTCTTCTGAAGACAAGCTATCGTTCTTTCTTGCTGGCAAGGAGCAATTCAAAGCAAATGGCTATGAAGAAGTGGGTATGGATCATTTCGTTCTACGAGAAGATGAATTGTGCCAGGCCAAAGAAGCAGGTGACTTGCACCGTAATTTTATGGGCTACACCACACAGCGAACCGAGTTTCTGATAGGTCTGGGAGTGAGTTCTATCGGAGATAGCTGGTCCGCATTTGGGCAGAATCACAAGAACATCAAAGACTACAAAAGAGCCTTGGATGCCGGGGAGTTTCCAATTGCTAAAGGTCATTTACATACGAAGGAAGACTTATTTCTACGGGAGTTGATCCGTGACATGATGTGCAATGGAAAAGTGCAGTGGAAGTCCAGCTTCCTGGAAGAATTTGGCCTGGATATCAACTGGAGTCTCATGGATAAACTCGTCGAAGATGAAGTGATCCAGATGAATGAGACGGGCATGGAAATCCACCCGGATCGCATGATGCTGCTTAGAAATGTATGTTCTGCTTTTGACGTAAGGTTATGGCGATCAAAAGGAGGTTTTGATCAGTTCAGTAAAGCCGTTTAA
- a CDS encoding sulfite exporter TauE/SafE family protein produces MTGALLIGLSIGFVGSWHCIGMCGPLAMALPYRSANPLVRLLKSLLYTLGRTLTYVLVGLLLASVGEGFALAGFQRSLSLIVGLVLVAIVLFPSFNKRLELSVSRTRLGRFVQQRIARLYQSQRSGTFFLVGMLNGLLPCGMVYMAAFAALGSADTISGILIMTGFGLGTLPLMTSFTLLPVREWLARFRGMKVANALMLVAGAIMILRATALELPDVPVMGVFNPSQLTICK; encoded by the coding sequence ATGACTGGAGCCCTGCTCATCGGATTATCCATTGGCTTTGTGGGGAGCTGGCACTGCATAGGCATGTGCGGTCCATTGGCCATGGCCTTGCCTTACCGATCTGCTAATCCTTTGGTGCGATTGCTCAAAAGTTTACTGTACACTTTGGGGCGCACGCTGACTTATGTCTTAGTGGGCTTGTTGCTGGCTTCCGTCGGAGAAGGCTTTGCCTTAGCAGGTTTTCAGCGTTCTTTATCGTTGATCGTAGGATTGGTTCTGGTAGCAATTGTCTTGTTTCCTTCCTTCAATAAACGCTTGGAGCTTTCCGTTTCCCGAACCCGGCTGGGCAGATTTGTGCAACAACGAATTGCCCGACTGTATCAATCTCAACGATCTGGTACTTTCTTTTTGGTAGGGATGCTGAATGGACTGTTGCCATGTGGTATGGTCTACATGGCGGCATTTGCTGCACTCGGTAGTGCCGATACTATTTCGGGTATCCTGATCATGACCGGTTTTGGGCTGGGTACTTTGCCTCTCATGACAAGTTTCACCCTGCTTCCGGTCCGTGAATGGCTCGCACGTTTCAGAGGCATGAAAGTAGCCAATGCGCTCATGTTAGTAGCAGGAGCGATCATGATCCTTCGAGCCACCGCCCTTGAATTACCGGATGTTCCGGTTATGGGTGTATTTAACCCTTCTCAATTGACCATCTGCAAATAA
- a CDS encoding FixH family protein: MNWGHGLTLSFIGFAGFIIFMAVKSFDQNIDLVTEDYYREELNYQQRIDQIQQTKAQGMEAKVQLSEGLLELTFPSAPEKGKVHLYRPSDSQFDKRFELSNAATMSFDRSDLLKGYYILKISWEANGQTFYQEKGIVL; this comes from the coding sequence ATGAATTGGGGACACGGATTGACATTATCATTCATTGGGTTTGCAGGATTCATCATTTTCATGGCGGTCAAAAGCTTCGATCAGAACATTGATCTGGTGACGGAAGATTACTACCGGGAAGAGCTGAATTATCAACAGCGCATTGATCAGATCCAACAAACCAAAGCACAGGGCATGGAGGCTAAGGTGCAACTTTCTGAAGGTTTACTGGAGCTTACGTTTCCCAGTGCGCCCGAAAAAGGAAAAGTGCATTTGTATCGACCTTCCGATAGTCAGTTTGATAAGCGTTTCGAATTAAGTAATGCTGCGACTATGTCCTTCGATCGGTCTGATCTTCTAAAAGGTTATTACATCCTGAAGATCAGCTGGGAAGCCAATGGTCAAACTTTCTATCAGGAAAAAGGCATTGTTTTATGA